The Candidatus Nomurabacteria bacterium genomic sequence GATTGGCTATGGAAACCAATTCCAGATAATCCGGTGCTCGATCCAATGTCGGCACTTTGGGGTGCGGAGCTAGAATCCGGTAGTCATAGCGTAGAAGTGTGGGATTTTGCTGATACGATTATCCTGCCAAATCAAATTGACGAGAATACGCCGCGATATACGTTCACGCTATTAAATTATCCCGACTGGGGCGCGAATCCATTTGACGGATACACTATTCCGGTACCCCTTGGCACGCAAATACCACCTGGAAGCGATGGTCACTTGTGCGTAATGGACCCGACTACTGGGAAGGTGTTTTCATTTTGGCAAACAGTGTATGACCAGAATACTGATAGTTGGTCGGCTTCTTGGGGCGGCATAGCCGATCTCAACGGCGACGGAAGAGACTACGAGGGTGGCGCAACTGCGACTAATATATCCCGAGTCGCAGGAGTGGTGCTGGACAACGAAGTGTTGGCAAGAGAAATACCGCACGCACTCTTTGCTGCTAGCGGTAGCTCGGGGCCGGACTTTCGATATCCTGCGCAAAAAAGCGATGGCGTGAATATGGCGGGCGTAGATAATCCCGTTCCTCAGGGCATACGAGTACAGCTTGATCCGACGATTAATCTCGCAGCGATTGTCGGCATCACACCCGGTGAACTGGCTGTCGGCAGGGCTATGCAGAAATATGGTGTTTATATATTAGAGCAAAGTGGCGGCGGTCCTGGGTTTGGATGTCAGCTCCGGTTTTTGTGGGGCGATGGTTACAGCGGAAATTATCTTGAGACACCTTTGGTGTATCGTCAGGCGGGTTTTCAGTGGGACTACTTTGACATGTCGCACATTCCTTGGGCGGGCAATCTCCGTGTATTGAATAGCTGGGACGGAAGTTAAGTCCGAACGGAACCTCATTGCCGCTACCTCTGTTTTCTGGTATAATTACCGAAGTTTATGGACCAAAGTCACATCCGAAATTTCTGCATCATTGCTCATATTGACCACGGCAAGTCAACGCTTGCCGATCGTATGATGGAAATGACGCATACTGTCGAAAAGCGCGATATGAAATCGCAGCTGCTCGATAGTATGGATTTGGAGCGTGAAAAGGGTATCACGATCAAGCTCGCACCGGTGCGGATGGCGTATGCGCCTAGAGTAGATGGTAGTTTGTATGTAGTAGATGGTGAGAAAAAAAATACCAAATACCAAATACCAAATACCACCTACCAACTAAATCTTATCGACACTCCCGGCCACGTGGACTTTAGCTACGAAGTAAGCCGTAGTTTGGAGGCATGCGAAGGTGCCGTGTTGGTGGTGGACGCTAGTCAGGGCATTCAGGCGCAGACACTCGCGAATGTATATTTGGCACTGGCTGCAGATTTGACGATTATTCCGGTGCTTAACAAGATTGATCTACCGGCTGCAGACGTGCCGCGTGTGAGTGCGGAAATTATCAATTTGCTTGGCTGTGACGAATCAGACATTTTGAAAATTAGCGCAAAAACAGGCGAGGGTGTAATTGAGGTACTCGATGCAATCGTAGAGCGCATCGCTCCGCCAAAAGGCGACGAAAGCGCACCGACGCGTTCGCTGATTTTTGACAGTTATTACGATGATTATCGCGGGGTGATTTTGTATACGCGGACGTTTGACGGAAGCATCAAAAAAGGCGATACAATCGAAATGCTTGCCACTGGAGCCCACGGCCTGGCGCTTGAAGTTGGTGCTCTGAACCCAGTGATGAAACCGGGCGAAGCCATCGCAACTGGTGAGATCGGCTATATCGTGACCAACCTCAAGACCACTCGCGATGCCAAGGTAGGCGATACGGTCACGGTCAAGCGAGCACATGCCAGCGAGCCACTCCCAGGGTATCAGAACGTCAAGCCATTTGTATATGCTGGGTTCTTCCCAGTGAGTAATGAAGATTATAACGATCTCAAAGATGCTGTCGAAAAGCTCAGCCTGAGCGATAGCGCATTGCAATTCGAGCCCGAAAACTCTCCGGTACTTGGCTTTGGTGTGCGTATTGGGTTCCTCGGCCTACTGCATATGGATATTATTCGTGAGCGATTGGAACGTGAATATGACCTTGATTTGGTCGTCACTAATCCATCGACCGATTATCAGGTGACTTTGGCAAAAGGTGAGGAGATTGATATCAAATCCGCGAGCGATTTACCAGATATGAGCAAAGTTGCAGAAATACGTGAACCATGGATCAACGGCGAAATCGTGGTGCCGCAAGATTACATTGGCAACGTGATTCAATTGATTGTGAGCAAACGCGGCAAGCAAAAGAACCTGAGCTACATAGACGAGCGAGCACTCATCAGTTTTGAAGCGCCACTTGCAAATCTGCTCACTGACTTTTACGACCAACTCAAGAGTGTGACGAGCGGCTACGGTAGCTTTAACTACGAGTTGAGCGAATATCGTGCTGAAGATTTGGTACGCGTTGATTTCTATGTTGCTGGCGAAATTGTCGATTCGCTCAGTATTATGCTGCATCGGTCTGAGGCTGAATCTGTCGGTAGGGTAGTAGTCAAAAAGCTCAAAGACGTGATTCCGCGGCAAAATTTCCAAGTGGCGTTGCAGGCGGCAATTGGTGGTCGATTCATCGCGCGCGAAGATTTGAGTGCATATCGCAAAGACGTGACGACTGGGCTGTATGGTGGAGACGTAAGCCGCAAAAAGAAAGTCCTCGCCAAGCAGGCAAAAGGCAAAAAACGCATGAAGCGCTTCGGAAAGGTGGATATTCCGTCCGAAGCTTTCACGGTGATGCTAAAGCGCGACTAGCGAGCCCATTTCTCGCCCAAAATGCAACTGGGGTGGCTTATCTGTTGCATCCAAGCCATAACTATAATAAACTAAAAGACACAAGATAACAGATAAAACCATAGGGGGTAGTATCCGCTCGTGTCGATCAATGAGTTGCTAGCATCTGTAAGCAATAAAGAGATGGATCGCAAGGACTTTTTGAAGTTCTCTCTGTTCGTGATTGCGGGAATGGTTGGTGTTAAGAACATGCTTTCACTGCTAGGGGGTGTTGACTTGCGCCCCGATATGACTCTTGAAAAAAAGCCGAGCAATACCGGCGGCGGGGTTGGCTATAACAGCGGAAGATACAATAGGTAGCTTGTTGTGGTAGAGCAACGATTACCTGCTATTGATGGTGACGAAGGGCATTGGGGCGAGATCCTTAATCAATTTCTTTCTAAGGAGCACCACAATACTGGTCTGGACGACCCAACCAACGGTGGCCACCAAAAAATCACCATTCAACCCGGTACCGCAGCTGCTGGCACTGCACCGCTCAAGTTCACCAGTGGCACACTCCTCACCGCTCCCGAAGCCGGAGCCATGGAATTCGCCGGAGACAATTACTACCTCACGCAAACGACTGGCACTACCCGCAAAAAGATCGCCGCTTACGACGATACCTCTGGCGCCACCGGCGACATCTACTACCGCAATTCATCTGGCTACTTCACCCGACTCGGCGTTGGCTCTACTGGTAATGTCCTTACTGTTGCCGGAGGTATCCCTTCGTGGTCTTCTTCTATTAGCAACACGAGCACCATCACTCTCAAAGACACGAACTTCACTTTGCAAGATGACGGCAATACGACCAAGCAGCTCAAGTTTGAACTCAGTGGCATATCTGCAAGCACTACGAGAACTCTTACAGTTCCAGACGCCAATACGACAATCGTGGGTACCGACGTCACGCAGACGTTGACGAATAAAACCATTACTAGTCCGACGATTGATGGCACGCCAATTAGTACATTTGCTGATACGTCGGGCGGTTCTACGGTTGGGCGTAAATATCTCCTAGATATACCTATCGTTCCAGATCAAACAAGTGCTGGTGTGAGCGGCGGCGCAACTATTGTGGGCTTGCAAAATGATCTGGCGTATTTAACGGCACGAGGTGGTGCGATTACAGTTACCCAAAACAGTGTTGATATATCAAGTTCGGTGTTGCCTGAAAACTGGTTCATTCCAGGTAATTATGTCAATTTGCCTGTAGATGCAACAAGCGATGTATACGTCATCACGATCACTAGGCCAACTAGTAATATATATAGTAATTATTGGGGGTGGGGCCAGATAGGGCTTAATTTTCGTAACGGATTCCACGCCAAAGACGTAAAGCTTGAGGTCAACTCAGGTGGCGTATGGACGACACTGCTTGATGTTACGAATGATTCATCATCTGCAAAATTTGCTCGTTATCAGACACTTAATCCGCCATACGCTGAGCAATTTCGAATTACTCTAACTAATCTAGCTTACGTCAATGTTACTGGTCTGCGAATACAGAATATTTGGGCGACGAGTTTATCGGCCAATCCGGCGGTAATGTCTAACCTTACGTATTTACCTCGCGGAGGCGGCTCTATTATTGGTACGTCTGCGGCACCTCCAACATTTACAGCAGCAGGAAATGATTCAAATATTGGTATCAACTTGGTACCAAAGGGTACGGGAACTGTCACGGTAGGGGGAGTGGACGTCGTTACAACAACTGGTACCCAAACGCTGACGAATAAGACGCTGACAAATCCTAGAATTAATCAGATTAATGACACCAACGGAAACACCTCTATAGCACTAATTGCCACTGCTAGTGCTGTGAGCTATTTGCATGTAACCAATGCTGCCACCGGGTCGTTTGCCGTCGGAGGTGGTGTAGTACTGAGGCCAGAAAGCACCGATACAGACGTTAACTTACTCGCCAAGCCGAGAGGATCTGGGTATGTTGGTATTTCTGATTCTGCGTCTGGCTGGATCGCAAAGTTCGCACGAACCGCTGGCGCAAATGCTAATTATTGGAACATTCAAGGGAGTAGTGCAGGCGGCGCAGTGACGCTTACTGCTGCGGGTACTGACAGCTCCATCAATGCCAATATTGTCTCCAAGGGTACGGGTACAGTCCAGGCAAATGGTGTCGATGTCGTCACGACCACCGGCACGCAAACTCTGACGAACAAAACTATCTCTGGCGCTTCTAATACCCTAAGTAATATTCCTCAATCGGCAATTACCAATCTAACTACTGACATCACCACTGCTCAGACTACTGCCGACACTGCGCAGAAGTTCATCGATCTCAAGGCGTCCGGATTGCCTAATATAGCTTCCGATCCAAGCTGTTCGGTTCCTGAATTGTGGGCTACTAATGGTTTTGGCTCCAACTGGACGGGAGAAGTCAGCAATGAGCAGGCAGTTTCGGGTACCCAATCGCTGAAGATGACGATTACTGGATCGTCATACCCCACGCTAACCTTCCTACGTACTAAGGATGGCGATTATATTCCAGACATCGACTCGCTTCG encodes the following:
- the lepA gene encoding elongation factor 4, translating into MDQSHIRNFCIIAHIDHGKSTLADRMMEMTHTVEKRDMKSQLLDSMDLEREKGITIKLAPVRMAYAPRVDGSLYVVDGEKKNTKYQIPNTTYQLNLIDTPGHVDFSYEVSRSLEACEGAVLVVDASQGIQAQTLANVYLALAADLTIIPVLNKIDLPAADVPRVSAEIINLLGCDESDILKISAKTGEGVIEVLDAIVERIAPPKGDESAPTRSLIFDSYYDDYRGVILYTRTFDGSIKKGDTIEMLATGAHGLALEVGALNPVMKPGEAIATGEIGYIVTNLKTTRDAKVGDTVTVKRAHASEPLPGYQNVKPFVYAGFFPVSNEDYNDLKDAVEKLSLSDSALQFEPENSPVLGFGVRIGFLGLLHMDIIRERLEREYDLDLVVTNPSTDYQVTLAKGEEIDIKSASDLPDMSKVAEIREPWINGEIVVPQDYIGNVIQLIVSKRGKQKNLSYIDERALISFEAPLANLLTDFYDQLKSVTSGYGSFNYELSEYRAEDLVRVDFYVAGEIVDSLSIMLHRSEAESVGRVVVKKLKDVIPRQNFQVALQAAIGGRFIAREDLSAYRKDVTTGLYGGDVSRKKKVLAKQAKGKKRMKRFGKVDIPSEAFTVMLKRD